A genome region from bacterium SCSIO 12844 includes the following:
- a CDS encoding anthranilate synthase component I, with product MNVIDKREELITSNGIFALLQKHKMKYSESLDDIKVMLNRARGMLMSSGIEYPGRYNRWEVGFIHPPVEFIAYDGLVKVRALNPRGNMILSMIKPIMSAPESVEIIAEDEHEVDLKIHASREAFPEEKRSFQPSVMTPIRALTTEFNQLSENMLGLFGAFGYALIYQFEPVEEAKEKNRDQKLYHLYWVDELYAIDKKKEESFLLTLELKKGQYSTLGTSTDPYEPMEPAYNYDKPFQALSKITSSMSDDAFANMVDKAREHMRVGDVFEVVLSRRFEAKVQGRLSELFDKMKSQNPSPYEYFCQFGDEQLIGTSPEMFVRVEGDRIESCPISGTIRRGDNAMEDSERIVKLLNSYKDEVELTMCTDVDRNDKSRICQPGSVNLLERRTIERYEGLFHTVDHVEGTLRSEYNGLDAFMSHMWAVTLTGAPKPRAIRLVNQYETMPRNYYGGSVGAIGFNGDINSAITIRTVHIKKNKATYQAGATLVWDSEGKEEAKETHTKATAFKRALGTIQSIKKREKAVFQISKPIKAIMIDHEDSFVHTLADYFRQCGVELDTYRSGITIEAIKKINPDIVIYSPGPGKPQDFNLPQLIKDVTEAKIPQFGVCLGLQGMIEAFGGQLKLLDVPHHGKIWKLKHQNQGIFKEVEPECEVAAYHSIIADDSVIVDDLVVTAVNEHGHIMAVEHKNLPLAAVQFHPESILTMKDDTGLRMIYNAIEHLT from the coding sequence ATGAATGTAATTGATAAGAGAGAAGAACTAATCACATCAAATGGTATTTTTGCACTGTTACAAAAGCACAAAATGAAATATAGTGAATCGTTGGATGATATCAAAGTAATGCTTAATCGTGCAAGGGGTATGTTGATGTCATCTGGGATTGAGTATCCAGGACGTTATAACCGTTGGGAAGTTGGTTTTATTCACCCGCCAGTTGAGTTTATTGCTTACGATGGCTTAGTTAAAGTTCGTGCTTTAAATCCCAGAGGCAATATGATTTTATCAATGATTAAACCTATTATGTCAGCGCCTGAGTCAGTCGAGATAATTGCTGAAGATGAGCATGAAGTTGATTTAAAAATTCATGCAAGTCGTGAAGCATTTCCAGAAGAGAAACGTAGTTTTCAACCATCTGTAATGACGCCGATTAGAGCTTTAACAACTGAGTTTAATCAGTTAAGTGAAAACATGTTAGGTTTATTTGGTGCATTTGGTTATGCTTTGATTTATCAGTTTGAACCAGTAGAAGAGGCAAAAGAAAAAAATCGTGATCAAAAGTTATATCACTTATATTGGGTGGATGAACTTTATGCAATTGATAAAAAGAAAGAAGAATCTTTTCTTTTAACACTTGAGTTAAAAAAGGGCCAGTACTCTACGCTAGGTACATCGACGGACCCATATGAACCGATGGAACCCGCGTATAATTATGATAAACCGTTTCAAGCACTATCAAAAATAACTTCTTCAATGTCGGATGATGCATTTGCTAATATGGTTGATAAAGCGCGTGAACACATGCGAGTTGGTGATGTTTTTGAAGTTGTTTTAAGTCGTCGCTTTGAGGCAAAAGTTCAGGGGCGTTTAAGTGAATTATTTGATAAAATGAAATCTCAAAATCCTTCACCTTATGAATATTTTTGTCAGTTTGGTGATGAACAGCTTATTGGTACATCACCTGAAATGTTTGTTCGTGTTGAAGGAGATCGAATTGAGTCTTGTCCGATATCTGGTACGATTCGTCGAGGCGATAATGCTATGGAAGATTCTGAAAGAATTGTGAAGTTATTAAACTCATATAAAGATGAAGTAGAATTAACCATGTGTACTGATGTTGACAGGAATGATAAATCACGTATTTGTCAGCCTGGTAGCGTTAATTTACTTGAGCGTCGAACCATTGAGCGTTATGAAGGGCTGTTTCATACGGTTGATCACGTAGAGGGAACTTTACGATCTGAATATAATGGTTTAGATGCATTTATGTCTCATATGTGGGCCGTAACATTAACTGGTGCGCCAAAGCCTCGGGCAATACGTCTAGTTAATCAATATGAAACCATGCCAAGAAACTATTATGGTGGCTCTGTTGGTGCAATTGGCTTTAATGGTGATATCAATTCAGCCATTACGATTCGTACAGTACATATCAAAAAAAATAAAGCAACTTATCAAGCTGGTGCAACATTAGTATGGGACTCTGAAGGCAAGGAAGAAGCAAAAGAGACGCATACTAAAGCAACAGCATTTAAACGAGCTTTAGGTACGATTCAATCAATTAAGAAAAGAGAGAAAGCTGTGTTTCAAATATCTAAACCTATTAAAGCCATTATGATTGATCATGAAGATTCTTTTGTTCACACGTTAGCTGATTATTTTAGGCAATGTGGTGTTGAGCTTGATACTTACAGAAGTGGTATTACCATTGAGGCTATCAAGAAAATTAACCCAGATATTGTTATATATTCTCCTGGCCCTGGTAAACCTCAAGATTTTAATTTGCCACAATTAATTAAAGATGTTACAGAAGCTAAAATACCACAGTTTGGTGTTTGCTTAGGATTGCAGGGAATGATAGAGGCGTTTGGTGGTCAGTTAAAATTACTAGATGTGCCTCATCATGGTAAAATATGGAAGTTAAAACATCAAAATCAAGGTATCTTTAAAGAAGTAGAGCCTGAGTGTGAAGTTGCAGCTTATCATTCTATTATTGCCGATGATAGCGTTATAGTAGATGATTTAGTTGTTACTGCAGTGAATGAGCATGGTCATATTATGGCTGTTGAACATAAAAATTTACCCTTAGCAGCAGTACAGTTTCATCCAGAA
- the fmt gene encoding methionyl-tRNA formyltransferase → MNKKLSVVFAGTPDIAATVLTDLIQSNSVNIIAAYTQPDRAAGRGKKLKESPVKTIAKAHNIAIFQPSSFKKEPQAIEQLKLLEPDLMIVIAYGLILPQTVLDIPKYGCINIHVSLLPKWRGAAPIQRAIEFGDKETAVSIMQMDHSLDTGDILNTVSCEISEDDTAQTLHDKLAKLSITPLIKTIDQIQHNSLNPSKQDNTKATYAEKITKSEGKINWNQSAVKIERKIRAFTPWPGTYTLINGKNVKLFDAYIVEQTHKYKPGTVINLSKKDIQIATGNGILAITKLQFPGKKPMSLSELINGRELNDVLGTVIGV, encoded by the coding sequence ATGAACAAAAAACTCTCAGTTGTTTTTGCTGGAACGCCTGATATTGCAGCAACTGTATTAACTGATTTAATCCAATCAAATAGCGTTAACATTATAGCAGCATATACACAGCCTGACCGTGCTGCAGGTCGTGGCAAGAAATTAAAAGAAAGCCCTGTAAAGACAATTGCTAAAGCACATAATATAGCCATATTTCAACCATCGTCATTCAAAAAAGAACCTCAAGCAATTGAACAGTTAAAATTATTAGAACCTGACTTAATGATTGTAATTGCGTATGGCTTAATTTTGCCTCAAACAGTACTTGATATACCTAAATATGGTTGTATTAATATTCATGTCTCTTTACTACCTAAATGGCGAGGCGCTGCCCCCATTCAGCGAGCAATTGAATTTGGTGATAAAGAAACTGCTGTTAGTATTATGCAAATGGATCACAGTTTAGATACAGGTGATATATTAAATACCGTTAGCTGCGAAATTTCAGAGGATGATACCGCTCAAACACTACATGATAAATTAGCAAAATTATCTATCACCCCACTTATCAAAACGATTGATCAAATTCAACATAATAGCCTTAATCCAAGCAAACAAGACAATACAAAAGCAACTTATGCTGAAAAAATTACTAAATCAGAAGGTAAAATCAATTGGAATCAAAGTGCAGTTAAAATTGAACGTAAAATTCGAGCTTTTACACCATGGCCTGGTACTTATACACTGATCAATGGTAAAAATGTCAAACTTTTTGATGCCTATATTGTTGAGCAAACACATAAATACAAACCAGGCACAGTAATTAATTTATCAAAAAAAGATATTCAGATTGCTACAGGCAATGGTATATTAGCAATCACAAAACTACAATTTCCTGGAAAAAAGCCAATGTCTCTTAGTGAATTAATTAATGGCAGAGAACTAAATGATGTTCTTGGCACGGTCATAGGAGTATAA
- the hemL gene encoding glutamate-1-semialdehyde 2,1-aminomutase encodes MTTRSEKLFKQAQTVIPGGVNSPVRAFKAVGGTPKFIDHAKGAYIYDVDGNRYIDYVGSWGPMIVGHANEQVIEAVKAQAEKGLSYGAPCQLEAQLAETVCELIPNMDQVRFVNSGTEATMSAIRLARAYTNRDKLIKFKGCYHGHADHLLVAAGSGALTLGIPGSPGVPKDTVKDTLTANFNDLDSVKQCFETYPDEIACIILEPIAGNMNLIVPDIEFIQGLRQLCDQYGTLLIFDEVMTGFRVALNGAQSIFNINADLITLGKVIGGGMPVGAFGGKKEIMQRLAPCGDVYQAGTLSGNPIAMAAGLTTLQLIQANGFYDTLSNKANYLTEQLNQVAKDHQIDFKAQSIGSMFGLYFSNHIPKTFDEVNQSEINRFIAFFNYMLEQGIYLAPSAFEAGFVSNAHSIEDIDNTINMAKAYFSYMHNHV; translated from the coding sequence ATGACAACTCGTTCAGAGAAACTATTCAAACAAGCACAAACTGTCATTCCAGGTGGTGTTAACTCACCAGTTCGAGCCTTTAAAGCTGTGGGTGGTACACCTAAATTTATTGATCATGCAAAAGGTGCTTATATTTATGATGTCGATGGCAATCGCTATATTGACTATGTTGGTTCATGGGGGCCTATGATTGTTGGCCATGCAAATGAACAAGTTATTGAAGCTGTAAAAGCTCAAGCGGAAAAAGGTTTAAGTTATGGCGCACCTTGCCAATTAGAAGCTCAATTAGCAGAAACTGTCTGTGAACTGATACCTAATATGGACCAGGTACGCTTTGTTAATTCAGGCACTGAAGCGACAATGAGCGCTATTCGTCTAGCCCGCGCTTATACAAATCGTGATAAATTGATTAAATTTAAAGGTTGTTACCATGGTCATGCAGATCATTTATTAGTCGCCGCAGGATCTGGTGCTTTAACACTTGGCATTCCTGGCTCACCTGGTGTTCCGAAAGATACAGTTAAAGATACCTTAACTGCAAACTTTAATGATTTAGATTCTGTCAAACAGTGCTTTGAAACTTATCCAGATGAAATTGCCTGTATTATACTTGAACCCATTGCAGGTAATATGAATTTAATTGTTCCTGATATTGAATTTATCCAAGGATTACGTCAACTCTGTGATCAATATGGTACTTTGCTAATTTTTGATGAAGTGATGACAGGCTTTCGTGTTGCACTTAATGGTGCTCAAAGTATCTTTAATATCAATGCTGACTTAATTACCCTTGGTAAAGTGATTGGTGGTGGCATGCCAGTTGGTGCGTTTGGTGGTAAAAAAGAAATTATGCAACGACTAGCACCTTGTGGTGATGTCTATCAAGCAGGCACACTTTCAGGTAATCCTATTGCAATGGCTGCAGGATTGACAACCTTACAATTAATTCAAGCTAATGGCTTTTATGATACCCTATCTAATAAAGCAAATTACTTAACTGAACAACTTAACCAAGTTGCTAAAGATCATCAAATTGATTTTAAAGCACAGTCAATCGGCAGTATGTTTGGTTTATACTTTTCTAATCATATACCTAAAACATTTGATGAAGTTAATCAATCTGAAATTAATCGCTTTATAGCATTTTTTAATTATATGTTAGAACAAGGTATTTATCTTGCACCTTCTGCATTTGAAGCAGGTTTTGTTTCAAATGCACATAGTATCGAAGATATTGATAACACAATTAACATGGCAAAAGCATATTTTTCTTATATGCACAACCATGTTTAG
- a CDS encoding transposase: MGFNNSNGCVFEYNSSRSSYVIDKLEEYTGYIQTDVYSDYNPFIQTFNSAEKDQVHDLNT; this comes from the coding sequence ATGGGTTTTAATAACTCCAATGGCTGTGTATTTGAATATAATTCATCTCGCAGTAGCTATGTGATTGACAAACTTGAAGAGTATACAGGCTATATTCAAACAGATGTTTATAGTGATTATAATCCTTTTATTCAAACATTTAATTCAGCAGAAAAAGATCAAGTTCATGATTTAAATACATAA
- the gshB gene encoding glutathione synthase — protein sequence MSTNLKMAFILDPLDQLNPKKDSSIAMIESALKKGWQCYSIQMNDLYIQDGSAYAKAYPITLNDHFITAKVWYKIDQPIITKLENFHVIQMRKEPPFDMEFVFATYILELAERKGSWIINKPQSLRDANEKMFITHFPQCIPATLITRSACDIKDYLYEHGDIILKPLDGSSGSSIFKLNRSDPNINVIIETITAFESRYTMIQRYIPEITQGDKRILLVNGKAPTHSVARIAKEGETRANLAKGAQAIVKPLTDRDHWLVEQVVPTLQAKGIVFCGLDVIGEYITEINITCPTCVRELDFGTGYNAADELMNFIESNYKK from the coding sequence ATGTCTACTAACTTAAAAATGGCATTTATTCTTGATCCGCTTGATCAACTAAACCCTAAAAAAGACAGTTCAATTGCAATGATTGAATCTGCCTTAAAAAAGGGTTGGCAATGTTATAGCATTCAAATGAATGACCTTTATATACAAGATGGTAGCGCTTATGCAAAAGCATACCCCATTACTTTAAACGATCATTTTATAACTGCAAAAGTATGGTATAAAATTGATCAGCCAATAATAACAAAGCTAGAAAACTTTCATGTCATTCAAATGCGTAAAGAGCCTCCATTTGATATGGAATTTGTCTTTGCAACTTATATTTTAGAGCTAGCAGAACGAAAAGGTAGCTGGATAATTAATAAACCTCAAAGTTTACGTGATGCAAATGAGAAAATGTTTATTACTCATTTCCCACAATGTATACCAGCAACATTAATTACTAGAAGTGCTTGTGATATTAAAGATTATCTATATGAACATGGTGATATTATTTTAAAGCCATTAGATGGCAGCTCAGGTAGCTCAATATTTAAATTAAATCGAAGTGATCCAAATATTAATGTTATCATAGAAACGATCACAGCATTTGAAAGTCGTTATACAATGATTCAACGTTATATCCCAGAAATTACTCAAGGTGACAAACGAATTCTTTTAGTCAATGGCAAAGCACCAACCCACTCGGTTGCTAGAATAGCTAAAGAGGGAGAAACAAGAGCTAATCTTGCTAAAGGCGCACAAGCAATCGTTAAACCATTAACAGATCGTGACCATTGGTTAGTTGAGCAAGTTGTACCAACTTTACAAGCAAAAGGTATTGTTTTTTGTGGTCTTGATGTTATTGGAGAGTATATTACTGAAATTAATATTACTTGCCCTACCTGTGTTAGAGAACTAGATTTTGGCACAGGCTACAATGCTGCAGATGAATTAATGAACTTTATTGAATCCAACTATAAAAAATAA